The sequence AGGTCGAGACAGATCCGGCCGGAGTCGAACCGCCACACGTACGCGCCCCTGCCCGCTGCCATGCGCCTGTCACCGCCTCGGGGTCACCGGTCGGATGCCACCCCCCAGAGTGCCCCCGCCGGGGCCCGCCCGTAACCCCCGCTACGGTGACGGCCATGAACGATCACGGGGGAACGGACGAAGGGACCTTGACGCTCAGCGCTGACACCCTGCTGCTGCGCCCCTGGCGCGCGGAGGACGCCCCCGCGCTGCTGGCGGCGTACGACGATCCGGTGATGCGGCAGTGGGTGCGGCTGCCCGTGTCCACGCCCGAAGAGGCGTCCCGCTGGCTGGAGTTGCAGCATGAGGGGTGGGAGTCGGGGACCAGGTTCAGCTTCGCCGTGACGGACGCGGGCCGGGGCGGGGAGCTGGTCGGCAACCTCGCGTTGAAGCGGCCGGGACCGGGCTCCGAGCGGGCCGAGGTCGGCTACCGGACGGTGGCGCGGGCACGCGGCCGGGGTGTGGCGCCGAGGGCCCTGGAGGCGCTCACCGACTGGGCGTTCACCACCTTCGCGGCCGAAGGGCTGGTCCGTCCGGAGCTGTTGCACCAGGTGGACAACGTGGCCTCCTGCCGGGTGGCGGAGAAGGCCGGTTACGCGTTCGCGGAGGTGCTGGGCGCGCTGCCGCCGGAGTTCCCGCTGGGCGGCCATCTGCATGTGCGCCGGGCGCCGTCGAGGCGGGCCCCGCTCAGCGGGGACCCGGTGTGTCCCCCGCCGGGTCCAGCGACAGCCGGTAGCCGCGTTTGACGACGGTCTGGATCAGGCGGGGTGCGCCCAGCGCGGAGCGCAGCCGGGCCATCGCCGTCTCCACCGCGTGCTCGTCGGTGCCGCTGCCCGGCAGGGCCCGCAGCAGGTCGGCGCGGGCCACCACCCAGCCGGGGCGGCGGGCCAGGGTGTGCAGGAGGGCCATGCCCGCGGGCGGGACCGCGCGCAGTTCGTCGTCGACGAGCACGGCGTGGCCGCGGATCTCGACGCGGTGGCCGGCGATGGGCAGGACCCGGGCGGTGGCAGGGAGTTGGGCGCAGACCAGCTGGACGAGGGGGCCCAGGCGGAAGCGTTCGGGCTGGACGGTGGGGATGCCCCGGACCTGGAGCGGGAGGGCGGTGACCGGTCCGACGCAGGCGGCCAGGACGTCGTCGCGCAGCGCCCCCAGGATCTCCGGGAGGAGCCCGCGGGCCTCCGCGCGGCCCAGGAACGAGGCGGCGGCGGGGGCGCTGGTGAAGGTGACGGCGTCCAGGGCCCGGGCGGTGGTGGCGTCGAGCATCCGGTCGAGGGGGGCGATGTCCTGCGGGGGCATCCAGCGGTAGACGGGGACGCCGACGACCTCGGCGCCCGCCGCCTGGAGGGACTCGATGAAACCGGGGAGCGGTTCGCCGTGCAGCTGGAGGGCGATACGGCGGCCCTCGACGCCTTCGCCGAGGAGCCGTTCGAGGACTTCGGCCATGGATTCGGACCCGGGTGACCAGGCCTCGGTCAGCCCGGCGGCCCTCACCGCGCCCTTGGCCTTGGGCCCCCGGGCCAGGAGTTCGGCCCCGCGAAGCCGCTCCAGGAGCACGCCTCCGATGCCCCAGCCGTCGGCCGCCTCCACCCAGCCCCGGAAGCCGATCGCCGTGGTGGCGACCACCACGTCCGGGGCGTGGTCGATCAACTCCTTGGTCGCTTCGAGGAGTTCGCCGTCGTCGGCGACCGGGACGATCCGCAGGGCCGGGGCGTGCTGGACGGCGGCGCCGCGCCGCTTGAGCAGGGCGGTGAGCTCCTCGGCGCGGCGGGCCGCGGTCACTCCGACCGTGAAGCCCGCGAGGGGGCCGTGCGTGGTGTCGTCGTCCTGCATGGCGTGTTCCCGGCTCTCGTGGTCCTGCTGGTACGCGATGTACGGAGGCCCGAGACTGCCAACGGTCGGTGACAGGCCCGGTTCCCCCGTATTTCCCGGCCGTTACGTCAGCCGTGGCCCGGGGGGTCGCTTCCCTACACCTCTGCGTAACCGACCTGGGCCTTCGTGGGCACGGGTGCGGGGCGGCGAAGGTATACCACCCAGGTCAGCGCGGAGCACACGGCGTAGAAGGCGAGGAAGGACCAGAAGGCGGCGGTTCCGGTGCCGGAGGTCTGGAAGGACCTGGAGGACCAGGCCCAGGTGTGCGGGTCCCGGGCGGCCTCGCGGGCGGCCCCGGTGTCGTCGCGTACGGGCCGGAGGTTGTCCATGTACAGCGCGGCACAGAGCGCGGCCACCACGATCAGCGTGATGTGGAGGCCGAGCACGATCCGGCGGCGGCCCGGTGAGGTGAGCCCCTACGACCGCCCGTCCGGCCACAGCCGGGGCCGCCGCTTGGCGGCGACGTCCTCCACCCAGCCCACGCAGAGGATCACCAGTCCGATCAGCGGCCAGACGAGCAGGGTCATCAGCAGGGTGTACGTCGCCTCCACCGTCGATCCCAGGTGCGCGTCCACGTACGGGATCTTCCACAGGAGGTCTATCAGCGGGACCGTTGCCAGTATCACCAGGTTGTGCCAGAGGTAGATCGTCACGGCCCGGTTGTTGGCGAGCGTGACCAGGCGGTCGAAGCGGGCCAGCCTGCCGGGCAGCTCCTGCCAGGAGGGGGCGTACTGGAGCAGGATCACGCAGAAGCCGAGCGACCAGGCCGCCTGGGCGAGCGGGATGTCATTGAGGTCCCAGCCGTCCGCGGTGAGGTGTCCCGAGGCCCACCAGAGCCCGAACCCCATGACGATCGAGGCGAGCGAGATGGTGAGGTAGCGCGGCACGTCCTTGAACAGGCCGTCGTGGTGGGCGAAGCCGAGGATCCAGCAGGAGCCGAACACCGCGAAGTCGCCCAGCGCGTTGCCGGTCTCGCCGGGGATCGTCACCAGGCCGGTGCCGATCACGGCGGTCAGGCCGAGCGGGGCGAGCAGGGTCGCCCAGGGCAGCTTGCGGAACGCCCGCAGCAGCAGGGGCGAGGCGAGGACGAACCAGAGGTAGGCCCGGATGTACCAGAGGGGGCCCGCCGCCTGGATCGCCCAGGTGTCCTCCAGCAGACCGGCCGGGTCACCGCTGGACCAGGGGTAGGGGGGCGCGCCGACCGGGAAGACGTACCAGGCCAGCTTGACGAACCACCACAGCCCCTCCTCCTTCACCGGCTGCCAGCTCAGCGCGAACATCATCGGTACGGCGACGAGCGAGAACGCCCACATGGGCGGCAGCAGGCGGCGGATACGGCCCCGGATGACGCCGAGGGCGGGGCGGGCCAGCGAACGGGCCATCAGCGAACCGGCCAGGGCGAACATCACGCCCATGGAGGGGAAGAGGATGGTCAGCCAGGCCCAGCCGAAGATGTGGTAGATCACCACGCGGACCAGGGCGACGGCCCGGAGCAGGTCGAGATAGCGGTCCCGGCCGGGCTTCCTCGCGGCGGCGGGGGCCTCCACGGGGATACCGGCGGGCACGGTGGCGGCGCTCATCCGACGGGCCTCCTCTCGGGTGCGGCCTCGGCCCCGCGGCGCTGCGCGGAGACCCCGCCGGGGGCCTCGACGACGCCCGTACGCCGCAGCTTCTGCCAGCGCAGCCGGCCGCCGGTGAGGGCGGTGATCCAGGACTGGAGCAGCACGACGTACATGAGCTGGCGGTAGAGGATCTGCTGGAGCGGGAGCGAGATCAGGTGGACCATCCGCTCCTTGTCCAGCCGGAACGCGTACGCCGCACAGATGGCCTGCACGACCAGGACGCCGAACCACGCGGCGACCGTCTTGCCGGTCGGGCCGAAGACCAGCCCGTACAGCAGGAAGACGTCGATCAGGGGCGCCAGCAGCGGGGCGACGACCATGAAGAGGGAGACGAACGGCAGCCCGACCCGGCCGAAGCGGCCCGAGGGCCCGCGTTCGACGACCGCGCGGCGGTGCTTCCAGATGGCCTGCATGGTGCCGTAACTCCACCGGTAGCGCTGCGACCAGAGCTGCTGCACGGACTCCGGCGCCTCGGTCCAGGCGCGGGCGTTCTCCGCGTAGACCACGCGCCAGCCGTCCCGGTGCAGGGCCATGGTGACGTCGGTGTCCTCGGCGAGGGTGTCCTCGCTCATCCCGCCGACCCGCTCCAGGGCGTCGCGGCGGAAGGCCCCGACGGCGCCGGGGATGGTGGGCATGCAGCCGAGAAGGTCGTACATCCGGCGGTCCAGGTTGAAGCCCATCACGTACTCGATGTGCTGCCAGGCGCCGATCAGCGAGTCGCGGTTGCCGACCTTGGCGTTGCCCGCGACGGCCCCGACCCGGGGGTCGCCGAAGGGCTGGACCAGCTCGCGGACGGTGGCCGGTTCGAAGACGGTGTCGCCGTCCATCATCACGACGATGTCGTAACGGGCGTGCCGGATGCCGTTGTTGAGGGCGGCCGGCTTGCCCGCGTTCCGCTGGCGCACCACCCGTACGCCGGGCAGCCGCATCGCCTCGACGAGGTCGGCGGTGCCGTCGGTGGACCCGTCGTCGATGACGATGATCTCGATGGGGTGCTCGCTGACGGCCAGCGAACGCACGGTCGCCTCGATGCACTCGCGTTCGTTGTACGCGGGCACCAGGACGGAGACCGGGCGGGTGAAGGGCTCCCCCCAGCTGAAGTCCTTGCGGCGGACCTTGCGGGCGTGCAGGAAGGAGAGCAGCAGCATCAGCCCGAAGCGGGCCAGGACCAGCACGCCGATGGCGGCGAGGCCGACGACCAGCACGCTGGTGATCCGCTCCGAGACGCTGACGGCGGAGACGAACGCCTTGCCCTTCCAGAGCGCGAAGCCGGTGACCGGGGTGTGCGCGCTGGGGGCGTCGAGGGCGGTGGTGAGCCGGGTGAAGGTGTAGCCCTTCTCCTGGAGGTCCGGCAGCAGGGTGTCGAGTGCGGCCACGGTCTGCGAGCGGTCGCCGCCGGAGTCGTGCATCAGGACGATGGCGCCCTTGCCGTCCTTCGGGGTGGCGCGCTCCACGATGGCGGCGACGCCGGGGCGCTTCCAGTCCTCGCTGTCGGTGTTGTTGACGACGGTGAGGTAGCCGCGGCTGCCGATGTACCTGGTGACCGGCCACGACTTGTTGTCCATGGCGTCGGAGAACGAGGAGTACGGCGGCCGGAACAGCGAGGTGCGCACCCCGGCCGCGCCCGCCAGGGCCAGCTGGTTCTGGGAGAGCTCGCGGTCG is a genomic window of Streptomyces sp. SID8374 containing:
- a CDS encoding GNAT family N-acetyltransferase, producing the protein MNDHGGTDEGTLTLSADTLLLRPWRAEDAPALLAAYDDPVMRQWVRLPVSTPEEASRWLELQHEGWESGTRFSFAVTDAGRGGELVGNLALKRPGPGSERAEVGYRTVARARGRGVAPRALEALTDWAFTTFAAEGLVRPELLHQVDNVASCRVAEKAGYAFAEVLGALPPEFPLGGHLHVRRAPSRRAPLSGDPVCPPPGPATAGSRV
- a CDS encoding uroporphyrinogen-III synthase, with product MQDDDTTHGPLAGFTVGVTAARRAEELTALLKRRGAAVQHAPALRIVPVADDGELLEATKELIDHAPDVVVATTAIGFRGWVEAADGWGIGGVLLERLRGAELLARGPKAKGAVRAAGLTEAWSPGSESMAEVLERLLGEGVEGRRIALQLHGEPLPGFIESLQAAGAEVVGVPVYRWMPPQDIAPLDRMLDATTARALDAVTFTSAPAAASFLGRAEARGLLPEILGALRDDVLAACVGPVTALPLQVRGIPTVQPERFRLGPLVQLVCAQLPATARVLPIAGHRVEIRGHAVLVDDELRAVPPAGMALLHTLARRPGWVVARADLLRALPGSGTDEHAVETAMARLRSALGAPRLIQTVVKRGYRLSLDPAGDTPGPR
- a CDS encoding acyltransferase, yielding MSAATVPAGIPVEAPAAARKPGRDRYLDLLRAVALVRVVIYHIFGWAWLTILFPSMGVMFALAGSLMARSLARPALGVIRGRIRRLLPPMWAFSLVAVPMMFALSWQPVKEEGLWWFVKLAWYVFPVGAPPYPWSSGDPAGLLEDTWAIQAAGPLWYIRAYLWFVLASPLLLRAFRKLPWATLLAPLGLTAVIGTGLVTIPGETGNALGDFAVFGSCWILGFAHHDGLFKDVPRYLTISLASIVMGFGLWWASGHLTADGWDLNDIPLAQAAWSLGFCVILLQYAPSWQELPGRLARFDRLVTLANNRAVTIYLWHNLVILATVPLIDLLWKIPYVDAHLGSTVEATYTLLMTLLVWPLIGLVILCVGWVEDVAAKRRPRLWPDGRS
- a CDS encoding glycosyltransferase, with the translated sequence MTHPAPRGRHDRSQRTADRHTGAGAPMRPRTARRRNARKRPRRKLPMRYLLPFMLLVALLAMLMLRGYVHSEILADHRVRPPAPTSQVPDEVLDGGPVIDARSAQVKTLSIPDHRVVLTFDDGPDPVWTPRVLDKLKEYDAHGVFFVTGTMAARHPDLVRRMVEDGHEIGLHTFNHPDLSYQSTSRIDRELSQNQLALAGAAGVRTSLFRPPYSSFSDAMDNKSWPVTRYIGSRGYLTVVNNTDSEDWKRPGVAAIVERATPKDGKGAIVLMHDSGGDRSQTVAALDTLLPDLQEKGYTFTRLTTALDAPSAHTPVTGFALWKGKAFVSAVSVSERITSVLVVGLAAIGVLVLARFGLMLLLSFLHARKVRRKDFSWGEPFTRPVSVLVPAYNERECIEATVRSLAVSEHPIEIIVIDDGSTDGTADLVEAMRLPGVRVVRQRNAGKPAALNNGIRHARYDIVVMMDGDTVFEPATVRELVQPFGDPRVGAVAGNAKVGNRDSLIGAWQHIEYVMGFNLDRRMYDLLGCMPTIPGAVGAFRRDALERVGGMSEDTLAEDTDVTMALHRDGWRVVYAENARAWTEAPESVQQLWSQRYRWSYGTMQAIWKHRRAVVERGPSGRFGRVGLPFVSLFMVVAPLLAPLIDVFLLYGLVFGPTGKTVAAWFGVLVVQAICAAYAFRLDKERMVHLISLPLQQILYRQLMYVVLLQSWITALTGGRLRWQKLRRTGVVEAPGGVSAQRRGAEAAPERRPVG